ctaattaggagtctgtttgtttacttactactaaaagacaagttgtctagtatgttcactattttattaaaggacaaacttgcaataataaacatatgtttaatgtaccctaagaatttttttgttaaaataaagccaataatgccattttttgtggtcccctttatttagaaaagtatcgaaacgtatcaaaataattttggtaccggtaccaaaatattggtatcgggacaacaccactttgtatagttcaagacttatggtcattagaaaacatcagtgcacatcataatggcagctacagtttccatcttaaagatctcaaaaaattatttaggaatgtctggcgggccgtATTAAAAAgcttaccatatttttcagagtataagtcgcaccggccgaaaacgcataataaagaaggaaaaaaaacatatataagtcgcactggagtatatgtcgcattttttggggaaatgtatttgataaaagccaacaccaagaatagacatttgaaaggcaatttaaaataaatcaagaatagtgaacaacaggctgaataagtgtacgttatatgaggcataaataaccaactgagaacgtgcctggtatgttaacgtaacatattatggtaagagtcattcaaataactataacatatagaacatgctatacgtttaccaaacaatctgtcactcctaatcgctaaatcccatgaaatcttatacgtctagtctcttacgtgaatgagctaaataatattatttgatattttacgctaatgtgttaataatttcacacatacactaccgttcaaaagtttggggtcacattgaaatgtcctcatttttgaaggaaaagcactgtacttttcaatgaagataactttaaactagtcttaactttaaagaaatacactctatacattgctaatgtggtaaatgactattttagctgcaaatgtctggtttttggtgcaatatctacataggtgtatagaggcccatttccagcaactatcactccagtgttctaatggtacaatgtgtttgctcagaaggctaattaaagattaaagtaccaatgattgtcacacgcacactagatgtggcgaaatttgtcctctgcatttgtcccatccccttggggagcagcgggcagcagcggtgtcgcgcccgggaatcattttggtgatttaacccccaactccaaccctttgttgctgagtgccaagcagggaggttatgggtcccatttttatagtctttggtatgactcggctgggatttgaactccaacctaccgatctcattgatgattagaaaacccttgtgcaatcatgttcacacatctgaaaacagtttagctcgttacagaagctacaaaactgaccttcctttgagcagattgagtttctggagcatcacatttgcggggtcaattaaacgctcaaaatggccagaaaaagagaactttcatctgaaactcgacagtctattctcgttcttagaaatgaaggctattccacaaaactgtttgggtgaccccaaacttttgagcggtagtgtaagtcgctcctgagtatatgtcgcacccccggccaaactatgaaaaaaactgcgacttatagtccgaaaaatacggtaacatgcggcccaggggccgtacttatcaagcttcttagaattactcctaagaagtctgctaagagttgacttaagagtaaataaattcttcgctgaaagctgcacttaaaagttagttatcaagcgtcttactgacactttcagcgaagtgtaggactgaatcttaagtgtcacactcagagctgaattacgacattactacggtatgtgccgtaaacggaattttaggtgacgtcatttctgtgtccatagaaatgaccaatcacggaagggaatccgttgtctaagaataaagaaatatcttggaaatattgaagtggacaatgggagtgtatattttgacaataaactacaaaataatacaaaacaaactagtccccgccggcactcacgctaccgctccctctcttctatcgcccacacactcactgacgtcactcacctcacggccacacacatacgctactgtcataacattttctttccaattcattaattaggcaactaatttgaaactggtgtgggtggctctatatatactagcccactgcagacacatgcagaaatcaacaaggaatcaaaaagtattaaatctgtgacaaaaataatatccgctctgtctaaacgataccgtttgatcagctgctcgtcatcaaaaaaaaacaaaacattgttccgttccctgaacgttcacgcacgtctctctcgcctcagtgccatcccctgctggcaactcctaaccacttaagacacctctgaaggtctcttaaatatcgtggagagtaggagtgattcttagacttaagaacgttgataaaaagcttttattcttaagtttgagagtaggactaaatttcgcaaattctcaggacttaagtgtaaaatggcactctaagaagcttgataagtacggcccctggtctgctCTACACTCATTGATTTTGCAGTCGACAAATGTATGCTGttttaagaagaagaagaagaaggtctcACTTTCATATTTGCTTCCATTAGCAGACCAACAGCATCAGCAGGACGCCCCGTCCATCGATGGCGTCTTCGGGAAGGACTGGTGCATGGACCTGTGGCGAGACGACAAAAGAGTCACCCCTCAGAGGAAAGAGCCGGTGGAGCCTGTCGCCATGTCCAGCATGGCACCAGAGGTGATTGATTAACGTGTGGACCAGCGAGCAGGCTGGTGACTGTCATGTCTTTTGTCAGGTGTTGGATATCATAGACAGAGAACCCGATCTCATCTTCGTCAAGGAGGAAATTTATGACGATCATCCACTCGGGCAGCAGATGAGGGTGACGGAGAGCAGGAAAGGTGAATTGAGATGAAACATCATTCTTGTTGTCGATGTGACATGATTGTTAATGTGTTGCAGATGTGGGGATGGTGGAGGCCCAAAGTTCTCTCCACCGATCCGTGAGCGAGCTGCAGCTTCATTCGGAGGATTTGTCCACCTTCCCCTTGATGGTGGACGCACAAGCGCAGCGCTCGCAGCCCAGCATTATGGACAAGCTGATCGAGGACGCGGCGATGAGCACGATGCTGGACAACACAAACCCTCCCGCCACCACCAGCGACTACGTCGACTACACAAACAGCGCCGTCGTCGCTGCCAAAGATCTCATCAGCTTTCCACTAAAACCCACAAGACCACTGAAGCACTTCCAGTGTCTTTTCTGCGGTAAAGTCTTCAACTACCTAAGCAGCCTAAAAGTCCACATCAGGCGCCACTCGGGCGAAAAACCTTTCAGCTGCACGGTCTGCGGCAAGTGCTTCGCCCAGAAGACGTACCTGAAGCTTCACCAGCGCGTCCACTCCGGAGAGAAACCCTACAGTTGTCTCAGCTGCGGCAGAAGTTTCTCCCAGAAAAGCTCGCTGAACATTCATTTTCGGACGCACACGGGAGAGAAGCCGTACAGCTGCGTGGACTGCGGGAAATGTTACGCCTACAAGTACGGTTTGAACCACCATCAGTGTTTCACCCACGTCGACACCAACACCACCTAGACTGCAGCAGATGTTCTTCCATGGGCTCTCCCGAGGAGTGTTAAGGCCAcactgaaaaaataaatacatacaattacacGAATAAAGCCGCAATTTGACAAAGAGGAAGGAAGTATATTAGTAAGAATAAATTCaaactgtaaataaaataatgtaagaaaaaaattGACTGGGGAAAAACGTGTAATTCCAATGAGAAAAAAAGTGGTAATAGATTTATTTCCTcagaattaaaaacaattttactaTAACTACATTGTAAAAATATGTTATAATgtcatacaaaaataataaagttgtaatgttacCAGAAAAActcattacaatttttttttttacaaattaagaatgtttaaaaaataatgagaATTAAGAACTAAGTTGTATACAAAtgtgaaaaaacatgaaaaaagtgataattttaacATGGATTATAACTTGAGTTTATTTTAAAAGAACGAACACAAGTTTGCAATAATAGTTATATTACAACAAACAATTTAAGAAGTCGGGATATTactgctgcgatgaggtggcgacttgtccagggtgtaccccgcctcccgcccgattgtagctgagataggctccagcgcccccgcgaccccgaagggaataagcggtagaaaatggatggatggatgggatattactggattaaaaatacaaaaaatacatttctgcAAAAGCCAAACACGTAAATGTTCTGAGATAAAAATTGACTGGGGAAAAATGTGTAATTCCAATGAGAAAAAAAGTGGTAATAGATTTATTTCCTcagaattaaaaacaattttactaTAACTACAttgtaaaaatatgttaaaatgtcatacaaaaagaataaagttgtaatgttacCAGAAAAACtcgttacaatttttttttttacaaattaagaatgtttaaaaaataatgacaatcAAGAACTAAGTTGTATACAAAtttgaaaaaacatgaaaaaagtgATACTTTTAACATGGATTATAACTTCAGTTTATTTTAAAAGAACGAAAACAAGTTTGCAATAATAGTTATATTACAACAAACAATTTAAGAAGTCGGGATATTActggattaaaaataatacaaaaaataaatttttgcaAAAGCCAAACACGCGTAAATGTACTGCGAAAAAAATTGACTGGGGAAAAACGTGTAATTCCAATGAGAAAAAAGTGGT
This genomic interval from Entelurus aequoreus isolate RoL-2023_Sb linkage group LG06, RoL_Eaeq_v1.1, whole genome shotgun sequence contains the following:
- the LOC133651802 gene encoding zinc finger protein 181-like isoform X2, with the protein product MSFAAFTPRSERAKRTLPQCTAAQLTANCQSEYPTLRAFVRHMRDVAGTIPLAQLISADMMCNTTNRSFRMQLAAIMEKLTKTALVEIGNLADECSSVLLGEISLHKSENEALKRRCYSLEVQLRAAREAHYYPAHVNSVSRRIPESQEAHKSDQQHQQDAPSIDGVFGKDWCMDLWRDDKRVTPQRKEPVEPVAMSSMAPEVLDIIDREPDLIFVKEEIYDDHPLGQQMRVTESRKDVGMVEAQSSLHRSVSELQLHSEDLSTFPLMVDAQAQRSQPSIMDKLIEDAAMSTMLDNTNPPATTSDYVDYTNSAVVAAKDLISFPLKPTRPLKHFQCLFCGKVFNYLSSLKVHIRRHSGEKPFSCTVCGKCFAQKTYLKLHQRVHSGEKPYSCLSCGRSFSQKSSLNIHFRTHTGEKPYSCVDCGKCYAYKYGLNHHQCFTHVDTNTT
- the LOC133651802 gene encoding zinc finger protein 181-like isoform X1 yields the protein MSFAAFTPRSERAKRTLPQCTAAQLTANCQSEYPTLRAFVRHMRDVAGTIPLAQLISADMMCNTTNRSFRMQLAAIMEKLTKTALVEIGNLADECSSVLLGEISLHKSENEALKRRCYSLEVQLRAAREAHYYPAHVNSVSRRIPESQEAHKSADQQHQQDAPSIDGVFGKDWCMDLWRDDKRVTPQRKEPVEPVAMSSMAPEVLDIIDREPDLIFVKEEIYDDHPLGQQMRVTESRKDVGMVEAQSSLHRSVSELQLHSEDLSTFPLMVDAQAQRSQPSIMDKLIEDAAMSTMLDNTNPPATTSDYVDYTNSAVVAAKDLISFPLKPTRPLKHFQCLFCGKVFNYLSSLKVHIRRHSGEKPFSCTVCGKCFAQKTYLKLHQRVHSGEKPYSCLSCGRSFSQKSSLNIHFRTHTGEKPYSCVDCGKCYAYKYGLNHHQCFTHVDTNTT